The window GCTCGACACGTCGTAAGTGACGCGGGAGATGCCTTCGATTTCGTTGATGATCCGGCCGCTGACGGTTTCCAGCAGTTCGTAAGGCAGGTGCGCCCAACGCGCGGTCATGAAGTCGATGGTTTCCACTGCACGCAGGGCCACGACCCATGCGTAACGACGGCCATCGCCTACAACGCCAACCGATTTCACCGGCTGGAACACCACGAATGCCTGGCTGACCTTGTGGTACCAGTCGGCCTTGCGCAGTTCTTCGATGAAGATGTGGTCGGCGCGACGCAGCAGGTCGGCGTATTCCTTCTTCACTTCACCGAGGATCCGCACGCCCAGGCCCGGGCCCGGGAACGGGTGACGGTAGACCATGTCGTACGGCAGGCCGAGTTCCAGGCCCAGACGACGGACTTCGTCCTTGAACAGCTCGCGCAGGGGTTCAACCAGCTTGAGGTTCATTTCTTCCGGCAAGCCACCCACGTTGTGGTGCGACTTGATCACGTGAGCCTTGCCGCTTTTGGCGCCAGCCGACTCGATCACGTCCGGGTAGATGGTGCCCTGAGCGAGGTACTTGATGTTGTCCAGTTTGTTGGACTGGGCATCGAAGACGTCGATGAAGGTACGGCCGATGATCTTGCGCTTCTTCTCTGGGTCGCTTTCGCCAGCCAGGTTGTCGAGGAACTGGTCTTCAGCGTTGGCGCGGATCACCTTGACGCCCATGTTCTCGGCGAACATGGCCATCACTTGCTCGCCTTCGTGCAGACGCAGCAGGCCGTTGTCGACGAAGACGCAGGTCAGCTGGTCGCCGATGGCTTTGTGCAACAGCGCGGCAACCACCGAGGAATCAACACCGCCGGACAGGCCGAGCAAGACGTTGTCGGTGCCGACCTGAGCGCGCACTTGAGCGATGGCGTCTTCAGCGATCTTCGACGGCGTCCACAGGGCTTCACAGCCGCAGATGTCGAGGATGAAGCGCGACAGGATGCGACCGCCCTGCTTGGTGTGGGTCACTTCCGGGTGGAACTGCACGCCGTAGTAGCCGCGAGCGTCGTC is drawn from Pseudomonas sp. 31-12 and contains these coding sequences:
- the guaA gene encoding glutamine-hydrolyzing GMP synthase, whose translation is MALDIHAHRILILDFGSQYTQLIARRVREIGVYCELHPFDMDEEAIREFAPKGVILAGGPESVHEANSPRCPQAVFDLGVPVFGICYGMQTMAEQLGGKVEGSELREFGYARVDVVGKSRLLDGIEDHIDADGLFGLDVWMSHGDKVTKMPQEFHILASTPSCPIAGMFDDARGYYGVQFHPEVTHTKQGGRILSRFILDICGCEALWTPSKIAEDAIAQVRAQVGTDNVLLGLSGGVDSSVVAALLHKAIGDQLTCVFVDNGLLRLHEGEQVMAMFAENMGVKVIRANAEDQFLDNLAGESDPEKKRKIIGRTFIDVFDAQSNKLDNIKYLAQGTIYPDVIESAGAKSGKAHVIKSHHNVGGLPEEMNLKLVEPLRELFKDEVRRLGLELGLPYDMVYRHPFPGPGLGVRILGEVKKEYADLLRRADHIFIEELRKADWYHKVSQAFVVFQPVKSVGVVGDGRRYAWVVALRAVETIDFMTARWAHLPYELLETVSGRIINEIEGISRVTYDVSSKPPATIEWE